Proteins found in one Candidatus Woesearchaeota archaeon genomic segment:
- a CDS encoding DUF362 domain-containing protein — MEKVSIVECESYNQKEVDNAVRKALLDIQFEFKFGSKVLIKPNLLTSATPKQAITTHPAIVEAVCKLLKTKKCKITIAESTGFFTQEKHLLFGKTGMEDIAKKYGAELLLLEKVAPLTHKAKYQSMDIELPNLFDKYNLIINIPKLKTHMLAQYTGAMKNLYGFVPGGLKQKYHSVGRSSIRFHQILLDIYNIIQPQINIMDGVMGLEGDGPGTGGVPKKAGMIIASRNGAALDCVASESMGFKLDNIPLLRLAKGHHLIPEYEIIGKKKVVNFKKPMVHKGKILTAIYHTIFAGDIADPYVIEEKCTRCGTCARVCPVKCITLKPYPEWDYKKCIHCYCCHENCPYKAIGLRKSFLGKMGLKLKVMYDKIMNKLNKRKK; from the coding sequence ATGGAAAAAGTTTCAATTGTTGAATGTGAATCTTATAATCAAAAAGAAGTTGATAATGCAGTTAGAAAAGCTCTATTAGATATTCAATTTGAGTTTAAATTTGGTTCTAAAGTTTTAATCAAACCTAATTTGTTGACTTCTGCAACTCCTAAACAAGCGATAACAACACATCCTGCAATTGTTGAAGCAGTTTGTAAACTTCTTAAAACAAAAAAGTGTAAAATTACTATTGCCGAAAGTACGGGATTTTTTACACAAGAAAAACATTTACTTTTTGGGAAAACCGGGATGGAAGATATTGCTAAAAAGTATGGTGCTGAATTGTTATTATTAGAAAAAGTTGCACCCTTAACACATAAAGCGAAATATCAGAGTATGGATATTGAATTACCTAATCTATTTGATAAATATAATTTAATTATTAATATTCCAAAACTTAAAACGCATATGCTTGCACAATATACGGGTGCAATGAAAAACCTTTATGGTTTTGTTCCAGGTGGTTTGAAACAAAAATACCATTCTGTAGGTAGAAGTTCCATAAGATTTCATCAGATACTTTTAGATATATATAATATTATTCAACCCCAAATAAATATTATGGATGGGGTAATGGGATTAGAGGGTGATGGTCCTGGTACTGGTGGAGTTCCAAAAAAGGCAGGAATGATAATTGCTTCAAGAAATGGTGCCGCCTTAGATTGCGTTGCTTCAGAGTCAATGGGTTTTAAATTGGATAATATTCCTTTATTGAGATTAGCAAAAGGTCATCATCTTATTCCTGAATATGAAATTATTGGTAAGAAAAAAGTTGTAAATTTTAAGAAACCTATGGTTCACAAGGGAAAAATTTTAACTGCGATTTATCATACTATTTTTGCAGGAGATATAGCCGATCCGTATGTTATTGAAGAAAAATGTACGCGATGTGGAACTTGCGCACGAGTTTGTCCTGTTAAATGTATTACATTAAAACCTTATCCAGAGTGGGATTATAAAAAATGTATACACTGCTACTGTTGTCATGAAAATTGTCCGTATAAAGCAATTGGTTTAAGAAAATCTTTTTTAGGAAAAATGGGGCTTAAATTAAAAGTAATGTATGATAAAATAATGAATAAATTAAACAAAAGAAAAAAATAG
- a CDS encoding DNA topoisomerase IV subunit A, with translation MVEIKAREKLENLGKKVVQKIKQGENPYIDVPIRALSNVDYNQKTQKLQLGDKSAKRFFLNVAHAKKFLQTFEVASIAHDLLDKKKHASLRDVFYMAKRTIPGTNVNLVDDQTETDATIEDLELLSDCSREQLHINANKNGSVAGKVIIEDLGDSIDWSRLGSGGWSIPSNVEDIKFKKVEAKYILYMEKAAVWERLHEDKYWEKQKCIIMSSQGQTTRGIRRLLSRLHDEFKLPIYVLTDFDPWGFYIYSVMKFGSISLAHISESQAISDIRFLGITGEDITKYGLQKHLIKMNDNDLKRLDQIAKYEWFEKNKLWQKQFAIMKQLKAKAEIQALSSRGISFISEKYLPEKIKNEDFLD, from the coding sequence ATGGTGGAAATCAAAGCACGGGAAAAGCTTGAAAATTTAGGAAAGAAAGTAGTACAGAAAATAAAACAAGGAGAAAATCCTTATATAGATGTACCTATAAGAGCTTTATCTAATGTTGATTATAATCAGAAAACTCAAAAATTACAATTAGGAGACAAAAGTGCGAAAAGATTTTTCTTAAATGTTGCTCATGCTAAAAAGTTTTTACAAACTTTTGAAGTTGCTTCTATTGCGCATGATTTGTTGGATAAGAAAAAACATGCTAGTCTTAGAGATGTTTTCTACATGGCTAAAAGAACTATTCCAGGAACTAATGTTAATTTAGTTGACGATCAAACTGAAACTGATGCAACTATAGAAGATTTAGAATTATTATCTGATTGTTCAAGAGAACAATTACATATTAATGCTAATAAAAATGGTTCTGTAGCTGGTAAAGTTATAATCGAAGATTTAGGAGATAGTATTGATTGGAGTAGATTAGGTTCTGGTGGTTGGTCTATTCCTTCTAATGTTGAAGATATAAAATTCAAAAAAGTTGAAGCAAAATATATACTTTATATGGAAAAGGCAGCAGTATGGGAAAGATTGCATGAAGATAAATATTGGGAAAAACAAAAATGTATAATTATGTCTTCGCAAGGACAAACTACTAGAGGTATTAGAAGGTTACTTTCAAGATTACATGATGAATTTAAACTTCCTATTTATGTATTAACAGATTTTGATCCATGGGGATTTTATATTTATTCTGTTATGAAATTTGGTTCAATTAGTTTGGCACATATTTCTGAGAGTCAGGCTATATCTGATATAAGGTTCCTAGGTATAACTGGAGAAGATATAACTAAGTATGGTTTGCAGAAACATCTCATCAAGATGAATGATAATGATTTAAAGAGATTAGATCAAATTGCTAAGTATGAATGGTTTGAGAAGAACAAATTATGGCAGAAGCAGTTTGCAATAATGAAGCAATTGAAGGCTAAAGCAGAAATTCAAGCTTTATCTTCAAGAGGTATTAGTTTCATTTCTGAGAAGTATTTACCTGAAAAGATAAAGAATGAAGACTTTTTAGATTAA
- a CDS encoding DNA topoisomerase VI subunit B produces the protein MAEIKIKAEELAKKQQSISVSDFFTRNRHLLGFDNPRKALLTAIKEAVDNALDAAEEMGVLPSVSIVVKQVGENKFIVIVEDNGPGIVKEQIPHIFARLLYGSKFHKLAQSRGQQGIGISATVLYGQLTTGKPAKIISRISEKKPAHYYELFIDTSTNMPKIVKEYEVEYDKPHGTRVEIELEGIYQKGVRSIDEYLKQTAIANPHVEINYINPDKEQVRYPRATNEKPAQPIEIKPHPYGIELGILIKMLHNTSARTLQSFLTGDFCRVGAVSAKEICEKAKLDTSMKPSVITRDQAEAIMNAIKTTKISAPPTDCIVPIGQELLEKGLKKEISADFYCSTTRSPSVYRGNPFVIEAALAYGGQIDKEGQVQIIRFANKVPLQYQAGACAISKMIGEVNWKPYGLQQSGSNTPIGPVVVVVHMCSVWVPFTSESKEAIAHYPEIMDEIKLALQECGRKLGIYIHKNIRAKEHKAKIGLFEKYIPELAGSLSELTGEQKQQLIDHLQKLLKKNLPSLEMETPNGGNQSTGKA, from the coding sequence ATGGCTGAGATAAAAATAAAAGCAGAGGAGTTAGCAAAGAAGCAACAGAGTATTAGTGTTTCTGATTTTTTTACTAGAAATAGACATCTTTTGGGTTTTGATAATCCTAGAAAAGCTCTTTTAACAGCTATTAAAGAGGCTGTAGATAATGCTTTAGACGCTGCTGAAGAAATGGGTGTTTTACCAAGTGTGAGTATTGTTGTTAAACAAGTCGGAGAAAACAAATTTATAGTTATAGTTGAAGACAATGGTCCTGGAATTGTCAAGGAACAGATTCCCCATATTTTTGCAAGATTATTATATGGAAGTAAATTTCATAAACTTGCACAATCAAGAGGACAGCAAGGTATAGGTATATCTGCAACTGTTTTGTATGGACAACTTACTACTGGAAAACCTGCAAAAATAATTTCAAGAATTTCTGAAAAGAAACCAGCACATTATTATGAATTATTTATTGATACTTCTACAAATATGCCAAAGATAGTAAAAGAGTATGAAGTTGAATATGATAAACCTCATGGAACAAGAGTTGAAATTGAGTTAGAAGGTATTTATCAGAAAGGTGTAAGATCTATTGATGAATATTTAAAACAAACTGCAATTGCAAACCCGCATGTTGAAATTAATTATATTAATCCTGATAAAGAGCAAGTAAGATATCCGAGAGCAACTAATGAAAAACCCGCGCAACCTATTGAAATAAAACCTCATCCTTATGGTATTGAATTAGGAATTTTAATTAAAATGTTGCATAATACTTCTGCAAGAACATTACAAAGTTTTTTGACCGGAGATTTTTGTAGAGTTGGTGCTGTTTCTGCTAAGGAAATATGTGAAAAAGCAAAATTAGATACTTCAATGAAGCCTTCTGTAATTACAAGAGATCAAGCAGAAGCAATCATGAACGCAATTAAAACTACAAAAATAAGTGCTCCTCCAACTGATTGTATAGTTCCAATTGGTCAGGAATTATTAGAAAAAGGTTTGAAAAAAGAGATTTCAGCTGACTTTTATTGTTCTACTACGAGGTCACCTTCTGTTTATAGGGGTAATCCTTTTGTTATTGAAGCTGCACTAGCTTATGGTGGGCAGATAGACAAAGAAGGCCAAGTTCAAATTATCAGGTTTGCAAATAAAGTTCCTTTGCAATATCAAGCTGGAGCTTGTGCTATCTCTAAAATGATTGGAGAGGTAAATTGGAAACCTTATGGTTTACAACAGTCCGGAAGTAATACTCCTATTGGCCCAGTAGTTGTTGTAGTACATATGTGTTCAGTTTGGGTACCATTTACATCTGAAAGTAAAGAAGCAATTGCCCATTATCCTGAAATAATGGATGAAATAAAATTAGCATTACAAGAGTGTGGAAGAAAATTAGGAATTTATATTCATAAAAATATTAGAGCAAAAGAACATAAGGCTAAAATTGGTTTATTTGAAAAATATATTCCAGAATTAGCAGGTTCGTTATCAGAATTAACTGGCGAGCAAAAGCAACAACTAATTGATCATTTACAAAAATTATTAAAGAAAAATTTACCTTCGTTAGAAATGGAGACTCCAAATGGTGGAAATCAAAGCACGGGAAAAGCTTGA
- a CDS encoding RNA-processing protein (similar to yeast Dim2p protein that is essential for 40S ribosomal subunit; structural studies show binding to 3' end of 16S rRNA in complex with archaeal IF2 alpha) gives MLIEYNVKIPKERIAVLIGKQAEIKKRLEKRTKIKITVDSESGDVDFDSDDAVKSLVLENVIKAIGRGFNPEIAEILFNEDFCFDIINLKDYVKTKNDFARIKSRLIGRNGGARENLERLSNTNISVYGKTVAIIARFDRIVYTREALISLITGAPHAHVYEYLEKVNHKLEQGKEL, from the coding sequence ATGCTTATAGAGTATAATGTCAAAATCCCGAAAGAGAGAATAGCTGTTCTTATTGGGAAACAAGCAGAGATTAAGAAAAGATTAGAAAAAAGAACGAAAATAAAAATAACTGTTGATTCTGAGAGTGGAGATGTTGATTTTGATTCTGATGATGCTGTGAAATCATTAGTTTTAGAAAATGTAATAAAAGCAATTGGTAGAGGTTTTAATCCTGAGATTGCAGAAATTTTATTTAATGAAGATTTTTGTTTTGATATTATTAATTTAAAAGATTATGTTAAAACTAAGAATGATTTTGCAAGAATAAAATCTAGATTAATAGGAAGAAATGGCGGGGCAAGAGAAAATTTAGAAAGGCTTTCAAACACTAATATTTCTGTTTATGGAAAAACTGTTGCCATAATTGCAAGATTTGATAGAATTGTGTATACAAGAGAAGCTTTAATTTCTTTAATTACTGGTGCACCACACGCCCATGTATATGAATATCTAGAAAAAGTAAATCATAAATTAGAGCAAGGAAAAGAACTTTAG
- the eif1A gene encoding translation initiation factor eIF-1A yields the protein MSKKKEQEEQEQQAQEEISRVRIPRGNETIGILESRLGSSRTRVRCLDGKTRVCRIPGRLKRKLWVREGNVVLVEPWEYGGDEKGDIIFKYRPTQIAWLKRKEFIKELEVEEEF from the coding sequence ATGTCTAAGAAAAAGGAACAAGAGGAACAAGAGCAACAAGCACAGGAAGAGATTAGTAGAGTTAGAATTCCAAGAGGAAACGAAACTATAGGTATCTTAGAGAGTAGACTTGGTTCTTCAAGAACAAGGGTTAGATGCCTAGATGGTAAAACAAGAGTATGCAGAATACCGGGAAGATTAAAAAGAAAATTGTGGGTGAGAGAAGGAAATGTTGTTTTAGTCGAGCCATGGGAATATGGTGGAGATGAGAAAGGAGATATTATATTTAAGTATAGACCAACACAAATTGCTTGGCTTAAAAGGAAAGAATTTATTAAAGAGTTAGAAGTTGAAGAAGAGTTCTAA
- a CDS encoding DUF424 family protein produces MILIKRHRTPTRTIAALCDKELVGKTFEDADKRLEVSKRFYGDKEAGEKEMLRICEGADDINFVGKESVDFAVKNNYIEKGNIMVIKGVPYAICIKM; encoded by the coding sequence ATGATATTAATAAAAAGGCATAGAACTCCGACAAGAACTATTGCTGCTTTATGTGATAAAGAGTTAGTTGGTAAAACTTTTGAAGATGCAGATAAAAGATTAGAAGTTAGCAAAAGGTTTTATGGGGATAAAGAAGCTGGAGAAAAAGAAATGTTAAGAATTTGCGAAGGTGCTGATGATATTAATTTTGTTGGTAAGGAATCTGTAGATTTTGCAGTTAAAAACAATTATATAGAGAAAGGTAATATTATGGTAATTAAAGGGGTGCCTTACGCTATATGCATAAAGATGTAA
- a CDS encoding translation initiation factor IF-2 subunit beta, translating to MKKSDDYESMLSEGLEQLPASVKTKSRFEMPKVTGHVEGNKTIVSNFFQIAKALNVDSKHLMKYLQRELAAPSVIDGQRVVFTRKLSSSMINQKLQDYADLFVLCHVCKKPDTKIESENGVQFLICTACGAKSPIKAKI from the coding sequence ATGAAAAAATCTGATGATTATGAATCTATGTTAAGTGAAGGTTTAGAACAATTACCTGCATCTGTAAAAACTAAAAGTAGATTTGAGATGCCCAAAGTTACTGGGCATGTGGAAGGTAATAAAACCATAGTAAGTAATTTTTTTCAGATTGCAAAAGCGTTGAATGTTGATTCAAAACATTTAATGAAATATTTACAAAGAGAGTTAGCTGCGCCATCAGTTATAGATGGGCAAAGAGTGGTATTTACAAGGAAATTGAGTTCAAGTATGATAAATCAAAAATTACAAGATTATGCAGATTTATTTGTTTTATGTCATGTTTGTAAGAAACCTGATACTAAGATAGAATCTGAAAATGGGGTTCAGTTTTTAATTTGTACTGCTTGCGGTGCTAAGTCACCTATAAAAGCCAAAATTTAA
- a CDS encoding minichromosome maintenance protein MCM, whose product MESSEQIEKFQGFVESTYSKDLAEAVEKGHRCLNLDFQELMRYDVELAEALLNSPEDLIQAAEIAISQFDFVKSNIRARFKNLPESQYVAVRDIRSKHLSKFISIEGIVRQASDVRPQVVTAKFECPSCGNTISVLQLDSRFKEPFRCSCGRKGKFKLLSKDLVDAQRLVVEEAPENLEGGEQPKRLSVFLKEDLVEPKMEKKTTPGSKILVMGVVKEVPIILSTGAQSTRYDLAMDANFIEPIHEDFSEVNLSPEDIVRIKEMAADPKVIENLVGAIAPSIYGHEKVKEAITLLLFGGVKKTRPDRTSVRGDIHILLVGDPGAAKSSMLTFVAKAAPKARYIAGRSASGAGITASVVKDEFMRGWALEAGAMVLANKGILCLDEMDKMSDEDTSALHEAMAQQQISISKANIQATLRAETTVLAAANPKLGRFDPFAPIASQISLPPALINRFDLIFPIRDLPNKEVDERIAQHVLNIHQDATTMNITVDTQTLRKYIAYTKQHINPRLSDGAIDEIKSFYVALRNSGSSSERDIKPIPISARQLESLVRMAEAAARIRLSDSVTRADAKRAVELLKHCLLQVGVDPETGQIDIDRISTGMSSSQRGKIISVREIINDLESKYGKTIPIEDVMSEAAERGLTADKIEEAIEKLKRSGDLYEPKKGFLAKI is encoded by the coding sequence ATGGAGTCATCAGAACAAATAGAAAAGTTTCAAGGGTTTGTAGAATCTACTTATTCTAAAGATTTAGCTGAAGCTGTTGAAAAAGGCCATAGGTGTTTAAATTTAGATTTTCAAGAGTTGATGAGATATGATGTTGAATTAGCTGAAGCATTATTAAATAGTCCTGAAGATTTGATACAAGCTGCTGAAATTGCAATAAGTCAGTTTGATTTTGTAAAATCTAATATTAGAGCAAGATTTAAGAATTTACCTGAGTCACAATATGTGGCTGTAAGAGATATAAGATCAAAACATCTTTCCAAATTTATTTCTATAGAAGGTATAGTAAGACAAGCGTCTGATGTTAGACCTCAAGTAGTTACTGCAAAATTTGAATGTCCTTCATGTGGAAATACAATTTCAGTTTTACAATTGGATTCAAGATTTAAAGAACCATTTAGATGTTCATGTGGAAGAAAAGGAAAATTTAAATTATTGTCTAAGGATTTAGTTGATGCTCAGAGATTAGTTGTTGAAGAAGCTCCAGAAAATTTAGAAGGTGGAGAACAACCAAAAAGACTTTCTGTTTTCTTAAAAGAAGATTTAGTTGAACCTAAGATGGAAAAGAAGACAACTCCCGGTTCAAAAATACTTGTTATGGGTGTTGTAAAAGAAGTTCCTATAATATTATCTACCGGTGCACAATCAACAAGATATGATTTAGCAATGGATGCTAATTTTATTGAACCAATACACGAAGATTTTTCAGAAGTTAATTTGTCTCCTGAAGATATAGTTAGAATAAAAGAAATGGCGGCTGATCCTAAAGTAATAGAAAATTTAGTTGGTGCTATAGCTCCTTCTATTTATGGACATGAAAAAGTGAAAGAAGCAATTACTTTATTATTGTTTGGTGGTGTGAAAAAAACAAGACCCGATAGAACTTCAGTAAGGGGAGATATTCATATTTTATTAGTCGGAGATCCAGGAGCAGCAAAATCTTCTATGTTAACTTTTGTTGCTAAGGCTGCACCCAAAGCAAGATATATTGCTGGAAGATCTGCATCTGGTGCAGGTATAACTGCTAGTGTTGTGAAAGATGAATTTATGAGGGGATGGGCTTTGGAAGCAGGTGCTATGGTATTAGCAAATAAAGGTATATTATGTTTAGATGAAATGGATAAGATGAGCGATGAAGATACTTCTGCTTTGCATGAAGCTATGGCTCAGCAACAAATTAGTATATCTAAAGCAAATATTCAAGCTACATTAAGAGCAGAAACCACTGTTTTAGCAGCTGCAAATCCTAAGTTAGGAAGATTCGATCCTTTTGCACCAATTGCTTCTCAGATTAGTTTACCTCCTGCATTAATTAATAGATTTGATTTAATTTTTCCAATAAGAGATTTACCTAATAAAGAAGTTGATGAAAGAATTGCACAACATGTTTTAAATATTCATCAAGATGCTACAACTATGAATATAACTGTGGATACGCAAACTTTAAGAAAATATATTGCTTATACTAAACAACATATTAATCCAAGATTAAGTGATGGTGCGATTGATGAAATAAAATCTTTTTATGTTGCCTTAAGAAATTCTGGAAGTTCAAGCGAAAGAGATATAAAGCCAATTCCAATTTCAGCAAGACAATTAGAATCTTTAGTAAGAATGGCTGAAGCTGCTGCAAGAATAAGGTTATCTGATAGTGTGACAAGAGCAGATGCAAAGAGAGCAGTTGAATTACTAAAACATTGTTTGTTACAAGTTGGTGTTGATCCAGAAACTGGACAAATTGATATTGATAGAATTTCAACTGGAATGAGTAGTTCTCAGAGAGGAAAAATAATTTCTGTAAGAGAGATTATTAATGATTTAGAATCAAAATATGGAAAAACAATTCCAATAGAAGATGTAATGTCTGAAGCTGCTGAAAGAGGACTGACTGCAGATAAAATAGAAGAGGCTATTGAAAAACTGAAAAGATCGGGTGATCTTTATGAGCCAAAGAAAGGTTTCTTGGCTAAGATATAG
- a CDS encoding TATA-box-binding protein, with product MVKKEIKIQNIVASASLEHDVPLIKLAEALPNTEYNPEQFPGLVMRIREPKTSALIFSSGNIVSTGAKSMKKVKESVDAIIKNLAKINIKIKIEPVIKIQNMVASGDIGIDLNLNSLAMELENTEYEPEQFPGLVYKLPGTRATFLLFSNGKIVCTGTRSEAKLNEAVDKLIENLKQIGKA from the coding sequence TATTGTTGCTTCTGCTTCATTAGAGCATGATGTACCTTTAATAAAACTTGCCGAGGCATTACCAAATACAGAGTATAATCCTGAACAATTCCCAGGATTAGTTATGAGAATAAGAGAGCCTAAGACAAGTGCATTAATCTTTAGTTCAGGTAATATTGTTTCAACTGGTGCAAAATCTATGAAAAAGGTTAAAGAATCAGTTGATGCTATTATAAAGAATTTAGCTAAAATTAATATAAAAATAAAGATAGAACCGGTTATAAAAATTCAAAATATGGTTGCTTCTGGAGATATTGGTATTGATTTAAATTTAAACTCTTTAGCTATGGAGTTAGAGAATACAGAGTATGAACCAGAGCAGTTTCCAGGGTTAGTTTATAAATTACCTGGAACAAGAGCTACTTTTTTATTATTTAGTAATGGAAAAATAGTTTGCACAGGAACAAGGTCAGAAGCTAAGTTAAACGAAGCGGTAGACAAACTGATTGAGAATTTAAAGCAAATAGGTAAAGCTTAA